From the genome of Winogradskyella forsetii, one region includes:
- a CDS encoding ABC transporter permease/M1 family aminopeptidase produces MWYQIFKFELHYRIKRPDTYVFFLFLFLFSIVGVDFIFQGSEMGLMKKNSPIVIAKTMGAITGIFMILASMIMGVSVLRDFEYNIESLLFSTPINKKEYLLGRFLGSFTVLLFAFTGILFGMMLGEFMPWQNPKDLLEFNAMLYLKTFVLITLPTLFFGASLFFVTGALSRNLVVVYTQGIIVFVVFMLTKSITNEFWQAILDPFSLTTTTYATKSWTAIEKSTQNLPFIGALLYNKLFWMALGIIALIYGFKKFNFNVVKDKRSKRKKQQVLAHTSLYDGKVLVIPAAKKHYGMRFKLTQLKEFSWFYFVSICKQASFRGIVICGMIIILINSVNLGTVYGVDSYPATYFIVEELKETSIYFFIIILVFYSGELVWKERGAQLDLIYDATPMSSFMKLAGKFMGLNLVYVVLMLALIGSGILFQTLSGYYNYEFQVYFSGFFLEILPSLALYTFIAFFIQALVNHKFVGVMLVIVFFISNIAMGLFGFDHDLYFFGGSALGAYSDMNGYGHFLKPYLLIKSYWFLFGMLLLIVASLMSVRGTETNLIKRIKVGKYRLSKPLFRLFCVILLTFITVGSVIFYNTNILNEYWTDSEATAFRVAYEKELKPFEYLPQPKIVAVDLQLELYPENRDYTAKGYYTLKNTTNKRIQKVHIQKLIESNITIDTIAFEGGFTTDNQYKNFDYTIYNLNIALKPGDSVTMYFEQRFATKGFELGNSNVNINNNGTFFNNSDLPTIGYSKKYELNDADEREANNLPIRMSRENRDHKYELKNARSGSDSDGIHFDMTIGTSENQTALAPGSLEKQWTENNRNYFHYKMKVPMINFYAIVSATYELKKDIWTPDQDALGNPVDLEIYYHKAHYYNIDRMMSSMKASLNYYSKNFSPYQYEQLRIMEFPRYAQFAQSFPGTIPFSESIGFVLDIDDEQDVDMAFFITAHEIAHQWFGMQVEAANVKGQYFILETLSQYAAMMVLKDQYSEEKLLQFLEHQNERYKEGKDREALEEPSLALVEHQDYVYYAKGAINMYQFQKEIGEERVNKALRHFLEDWNTTNGKLKTTTNRYATSKDLIGYFKAVTPDSLQYVITDLFETVKPIEL; encoded by the coding sequence ATGTGGTATCAAATTTTTAAGTTCGAATTACATTACCGAATCAAACGACCAGACACCTATGTATTCTTCCTGTTTCTATTTCTGTTTTCCATTGTAGGAGTAGATTTTATTTTTCAAGGGTCAGAAATGGGACTTATGAAAAAAAACTCACCCATAGTGATTGCAAAAACCATGGGAGCTATTACTGGCATATTCATGATCTTAGCGTCCATGATCATGGGAGTCTCTGTATTAAGGGATTTTGAATACAATATAGAATCATTGCTGTTTTCGACGCCAATCAATAAAAAAGAGTATTTGCTGGGTCGATTTTTAGGATCATTTACGGTTTTATTATTTGCATTTACGGGTATTCTATTTGGTATGATGCTGGGTGAATTTATGCCATGGCAAAACCCAAAAGATCTGTTAGAATTTAATGCTATGCTTTATTTAAAAACGTTTGTATTGATAACCTTGCCAACTTTATTTTTTGGGGCATCACTATTTTTTGTAACAGGAGCCTTAAGTAGAAACCTGGTGGTCGTATATACACAAGGAATTATAGTATTTGTGGTTTTTATGCTAACCAAATCCATTACCAATGAATTTTGGCAAGCCATTCTAGATCCGTTTTCGTTAACAACAACTACTTATGCTACAAAATCTTGGACAGCTATAGAAAAGAGCACGCAAAACCTTCCATTCATTGGGGCATTACTGTATAACAAACTGTTTTGGATGGCTTTGGGGATAATAGCACTGATTTACGGTTTTAAAAAATTCAATTTTAATGTGGTCAAAGACAAGCGATCTAAACGGAAAAAGCAGCAAGTGCTGGCTCATACATCCTTGTATGACGGTAAGGTTTTGGTGATACCAGCTGCTAAAAAGCATTATGGTATGCGTTTCAAATTAACGCAGTTAAAAGAGTTTTCTTGGTTTTATTTTGTGAGCATTTGCAAGCAAGCTTCATTTAGGGGTATTGTTATTTGCGGGATGATTATCATCCTAATTAATTCGGTAAATCTTGGAACTGTGTATGGTGTAGATAGCTATCCGGCAACCTATTTTATTGTCGAAGAACTTAAAGAAACGTCAATTTACTTTTTCATTATAATATTAGTGTTTTATTCAGGAGAATTGGTATGGAAAGAGCGAGGCGCTCAACTAGATCTCATTTATGACGCCACACCAATGTCAAGCTTTATGAAATTAGCTGGTAAGTTTATGGGATTAAACTTAGTTTATGTGGTTCTTATGCTCGCTTTAATTGGTTCAGGAATTCTATTTCAAACATTGAGTGGCTATTATAACTATGAGTTTCAAGTCTATTTTTCTGGTTTCTTTTTAGAGATATTACCGTCTCTAGCCTTATATACCTTTATTGCTTTTTTTATCCAAGCACTGGTGAATCATAAGTTTGTGGGTGTTATGTTAGTTATTGTATTCTTTATATCTAACATAGCTATGGGACTGTTTGGGTTTGATCATGATTTATACTTTTTTGGAGGAAGCGCGTTAGGAGCCTATTCTGATATGAATGGTTACGGGCATTTTTTAAAACCCTATCTGTTAATTAAATCGTACTGGTTTCTCTTTGGCATGTTATTATTAATTGTAGCATCTTTAATGTCGGTTAGAGGTACTGAAACCAACTTGATAAAACGTATAAAAGTGGGTAAATACAGATTGAGCAAGCCGCTTTTTAGGCTTTTTTGCGTGATACTTTTGACCTTTATAACTGTTGGAAGTGTTATATTTTATAATACGAATATTTTAAATGAGTATTGGACAGATTCAGAAGCAACGGCGTTTCGAGTCGCCTATGAAAAGGAACTCAAACCATTTGAATATTTACCACAACCCAAGATAGTCGCTGTTGACTTACAATTAGAGTTGTATCCTGAAAACCGAGACTATACCGCAAAAGGGTATTACACTTTAAAAAACACTACAAATAAGCGTATCCAAAAAGTTCATATTCAAAAACTTATTGAAAGCAATATAACAATAGATACTATCGCTTTTGAAGGTGGTTTTACAACTGATAATCAGTATAAAAATTTTGATTACACTATCTATAATCTCAATATAGCCCTAAAACCTGGTGACTCCGTAACCATGTATTTTGAGCAACGTTTTGCCACCAAAGGATTTGAATTAGGAAACTCCAATGTAAACATCAATAATAATGGTACATTTTTTAATAATTCCGATTTACCAACTATTGGCTATAGTAAAAAATATGAATTAAATGATGCTGATGAAAGGGAAGCTAATAATTTGCCAATAAGAATGAGTAGAGAAAACAGAGACCATAAATACGAACTTAAAAATGCAAGATCTGGTAGTGATTCGGATGGTATTCATTTTGACATGACTATAGGTACTTCAGAAAATCAAACCGCTTTAGCACCTGGTAGTTTAGAGAAGCAATGGACAGAAAACAATCGCAATTATTTTCATTATAAAATGAAAGTTCCGATGATTAATTTTTACGCCATAGTTTCAGCAACCTATGAACTAAAAAAAGACATATGGACGCCAGATCAAGATGCTTTAGGAAATCCTGTTGATCTTGAAATTTATTATCATAAAGCACACTATTACAACATTGATAGAATGATGAGCTCCATGAAAGCTTCATTAAATTATTACAGCAAAAACTTTAGCCCTTATCAATACGAGCAACTGCGTATCATGGAATTTCCACGTTATGCGCAATTTGCACAATCGTTTCCTGGCACCATTCCATTTTCAGAATCCATAGGTTTTGTTTTAGATATTGATGATGAGCAGGATGTAGATATGGCATTTTTCATCACCGCTCACGAAATTGCCCACCAATGGTTTGGTATGCAAGTGGAGGCAGCAAATGTAAAAGGGCAATATTTTATTTTAGAAACCTTATCGCAGTATGCCGCTATGATGGTTTTGAAGGACCAGTATTCTGAAGAGAAGCTACTTCAGTTTTTAGAACATCAGAACGAGAGATATAAAGAAGGAAAAGATAGGGAAGCTTTAGAAGAACCTTCGTTGGCGTTAGTAGAACATCAAGATTATGTGTATTATGCTAAAGGTGCCATCAATATGTATCAATTTCAAAAAGAAATAGGAGAGGAGCGCGTAAATAAAGCTTTAAGACACTTTTTGGAAGATTGGAATACCACCAACGGCAAACTAAAAACAACTACCAATCGCTATGCCACCAGTAAAGATTTAATAGGGTATTTTAAAGCAGTGACACCAGATTCACTTCAGTATGTAATTACAGATTTGTTTGAGACAGTGAAGCCTATAGAATTATAA
- a CDS encoding ABC transporter ATP-binding protein — protein MELIIDNLSKTYSNGIQALQKVSLEIPTGMFGLLGPNGAGKSTLMRTIATLQEADTGSVTLGDIDVLQQKNELRQVLGYLPQQFGLYPKISAEVLLNHFAVLKGISNKHERHELVKALLNKTNLYEVRNQNLKGFSGGMKQRFGIAQALLNNPKLLIVDEPTAGLDPVERNRFYNVLSELGEHTVVILSTHIVDDVKELCTNMAIINQGKVCLKGQPLQILEGLKDKVYQKTVKKAELTLYKNNYQVISEKLFLGKPTIHILSDTHPGDGFSLINAELEDVYFSEIFRNTNSKSN, from the coding sequence ATGGAACTTATTATTGATAATTTATCAAAGACCTATTCCAATGGTATTCAAGCCTTACAGAAGGTTTCATTAGAGATACCAACTGGTATGTTCGGATTATTAGGTCCGAATGGTGCAGGCAAATCTACGTTAATGCGGACCATTGCCACACTGCAAGAAGCCGATACAGGATCAGTTACCCTTGGAGACATAGATGTACTACAACAAAAAAATGAGTTACGACAGGTATTAGGCTATTTGCCACAGCAATTTGGCTTGTATCCCAAAATATCTGCAGAGGTATTACTCAATCATTTTGCCGTACTAAAAGGGATTTCCAATAAACATGAGCGCCATGAATTGGTGAAAGCACTTCTAAATAAAACGAATTTATACGAGGTACGAAACCAAAACCTTAAAGGGTTTTCTGGTGGTATGAAGCAGCGTTTTGGTATTGCACAGGCCTTACTTAATAACCCGAAGTTACTTATTGTGGATGAGCCTACGGCTGGATTGGATCCTGTAGAGCGGAACCGATTTTACAACGTGTTGAGTGAATTAGGAGAGCATACCGTAGTTATTTTATCGACCCATATTGTTGATGATGTTAAAGAGCTCTGTACAAACATGGCCATCATCAATCAAGGTAAGGTGTGCTTAAAAGGACAGCCTTTGCAAATACTAGAAGGTCTAAAAGACAAAGTGTATCAAAAAACAGTAAAAAAGGCAGAATTGACCCTTTACAAAAATAACTATCAGGTTATTAGTGAGAAATTGTTTCTAGGAAAACCAACCATTCACATTTTAAGTGATACTCATCCAGGAGATGGTTTTTCGCTAATTAATGCGGAGTTAGAAGATGTGTATTTCTCTGAAATATTCCGTAATACGAATTCTAAATCTAACTAA
- a CDS encoding sensor histidine kinase, whose protein sequence is MKLKISDRKKTILNRFYKITLVIIGVVIVLFNDTFGKLEGFVEFIALYFILVFITIAYWIFKQIKSIIQLKNEKEKTELLHLKSQVNPHFFFNTLNNLYGLMKKDSKEREMVLKLSGMMRYSIYEGEKDWVTLQQEHDYLQNYIQLQEIRYHKKSDIQFHTEIDNPQARIMPLLFIILVENAFKHGLENLEKDAYIHISLTEKDNNVYFTIENNFEVQIAPNTEGIGLKNLNRRLELVYPKKHLLSFDVNSNTYKVTLSLKIK, encoded by the coding sequence ATGAAGTTGAAAATATCTGATAGGAAAAAGACAATCCTCAACCGGTTTTATAAAATTACGCTCGTGATTATAGGTGTCGTCATTGTATTATTTAATGACACTTTTGGCAAATTAGAAGGTTTTGTAGAATTTATTGCATTGTACTTTATACTTGTATTTATCACCATTGCTTATTGGATTTTCAAGCAAATCAAATCGATTATCCAATTAAAGAATGAAAAAGAAAAAACAGAATTACTACATTTAAAAAGTCAAGTGAATCCACATTTCTTCTTCAACACACTCAACAATTTATATGGCTTAATGAAGAAAGATTCCAAGGAACGCGAAATGGTACTCAAACTGTCGGGTATGATGCGCTATAGTATTTATGAAGGTGAAAAAGATTGGGTAACCCTTCAGCAAGAACATGATTACTTACAAAACTACATCCAGCTTCAAGAAATTCGCTATCATAAAAAGTCCGATATTCAATTTCATACTGAAATAGATAATCCCCAAGCCAGAATCATGCCCTTGCTATTTATTATTTTAGTAGAAAATGCCTTTAAGCATGGCTTGGAAAATTTAGAGAAAGACGCCTACATCCATATCAGCTTAACCGAAAAGGATAATAACGTATATTTCACTATTGAAAATAATTTTGAAGTACAGATAGCACCCAATACAGAAGGCATTGGCTTAAAAAACTTAAATAGGCGTTTAGAATTGGTATACCCCAAAAAGCATTTACTATCGTTTGATGTAAATAGCAATACCTATAAAGTTACACTTTCTTTAAAGATAAAATAA
- a CDS encoding LytR/AlgR family response regulator transcription factor yields the protein MTYLIIDDEPIAHKIIMEYCDMLPHLTLQKNCYNALEALEYLNTNHVDLIFLDINMPKLKGFEFLKTLTAPPKVIVTTAYSEFAIEGYELNVQDYLLKPFSFERFLKAVNRVMGSDTMTKNIASEETDTAPKRLFLRQNKSYIQVEVDRILFIEAAGNYTKIVSKTETITIREKISEIFETLPSEHFIQVHKSFAVAIRHMNKIDGNRIHIQDHAIPIGKLYKANLIKILNA from the coding sequence ATGACATATCTAATTATAGATGACGAACCTATAGCTCACAAGATCATTATGGAATATTGTGACATGCTTCCGCATCTGACATTGCAAAAAAACTGCTATAACGCTTTAGAAGCGCTTGAATATTTAAATACAAATCATGTCGACTTAATCTTTTTAGATATAAATATGCCAAAGCTTAAAGGCTTCGAGTTTTTAAAAACACTAACAGCGCCACCAAAAGTTATAGTTACAACGGCATATAGCGAGTTTGCAATTGAAGGTTATGAGCTTAATGTTCAAGATTACCTGTTAAAACCCTTTAGTTTCGAACGCTTTTTAAAAGCTGTAAATAGAGTAATGGGCTCCGATACAATGACTAAAAACATAGCTTCAGAAGAAACGGATACGGCACCAAAACGCTTATTTCTGCGCCAGAATAAATCGTATATCCAAGTAGAGGTAGATCGTATTTTATTTATAGAAGCTGCAGGTAATTACACAAAAATTGTGTCAAAAACGGAAACCATTACCATTCGCGAGAAAATATCCGAAATATTTGAAACACTACCATCAGAACATTTTATACAAGTTCACAAATCGTTTGCTGTAGCTATAAGACATATGAATAAAATTGATGGCAACAGAATACATATTCAAGACCATGCCATTCCTATTGGGAAATTATATAAAGCCAACCTAATTAAGATTTTGAATGCATAG
- a CDS encoding glycoside hydrolase family 2 TIM barrel-domain containing protein codes for MIKINNLVVLLALLTILSCKNQSIEKPVYKAETWTDPEWENPEIFQINREEPTASFYKYTDETGALKNESWHNSSLYKSLNGTWNFYYADSVQARPTNFYKTDFDISGWDTIEVPSNWEMKGFGIPVYTNVTYMFPANPPFIPHNLNNNGSYKKTFDLPEDWDGKDIYLHFVGVSGAMYVWLNGEMLGYNEGSKTAAEFKITEFVKEGRNDLAVQVMRWSDASYMEDQDFWRLSGIERDVYFYASNKVTLRDVKVNSDLENSYSDGVLDLNLQVDNNTASSVEKTVVVKLFEGETEIYSESKAADLTTGKNNIVFHKVIPDAKPWSAEQPNLYTLLITVNGESTAVQVGFRNVKIENSQFLVNGKPVLLKGVNLHDHDDITGHVVSEALTTKDMKIMKQNNINAIRCSHYPKDPHFYRLADKYGFYVIDEANIETHGMGTTNQGLDNNLEGQKQHPAYLPDWKAAHLDRTIRMYQRDKNHPSIIIWSLGNEAGNGDNFFSTYKWLKTNDTTRPTQYEGATSYENTDIQAPMYWPIQIMVKYVEESGERPLILCEYAHAMGNSLGNLQEYWDVIEQYPTMQGGFIWDWVDQGILTQTEAGENYWAYGGDLGGGHLQNDNNFCLNGIVNPDRTAQPLLFEMKKVYQYVKFKPIHTTDLGAIEIQNRYDFTNLNTLDFSWQLLENGIEVASGNLPKLNVAPYQSTKQRIDLPQLSNSHSDYHLNIYAKAATTSDLIPKGHILAYEQIELQKGTFLTKSTSSDKNIKVSKTDTSLTASNPNFKIEFDTKTGVLKTIDYGNGNILKEGITPNFWRAPTDNDYGFKMPKRLGLWKKATQTQELIAFNESLKNNDVIVNVNYNLPDAQYAKVALSYKISSDGAIAIETKLKDVNSALPTLPRFGTNFIINDEFNTVKWFGRGPHENYQDRNTAALVGQYQSEVANLYVPYIRPQENGYKTDTRWAMFLNDKGKGIKITAPNHFSFSAHHQFNDDFDAGKTKQQRHTTDIKKREFVNINIDMAQMGVGGDNSWGAMPHKNTAFRLKSYHLPIL; via the coding sequence ATGATTAAAATTAATAATCTAGTCGTTTTATTAGCCCTATTAACCATTTTGTCGTGTAAAAACCAATCGATAGAAAAACCAGTTTATAAAGCCGAAACATGGACAGATCCAGAATGGGAAAACCCAGAAATTTTTCAAATCAATAGGGAGGAACCAACAGCCTCGTTTTATAAATACACAGATGAAACAGGAGCACTAAAAAATGAGAGTTGGCATAACTCTTCGCTATACAAATCACTTAATGGAACGTGGAATTTCTATTACGCGGATAGCGTTCAGGCAAGGCCAACAAACTTCTATAAAACGGATTTTGATATCAGTGGTTGGGATACCATCGAGGTGCCATCAAATTGGGAGATGAAAGGTTTTGGTATTCCTGTTTATACCAATGTTACGTATATGTTTCCGGCGAATCCACCTTTTATACCTCATAATTTAAACAACAACGGCAGCTATAAAAAGACATTTGATCTTCCGGAAGACTGGGATGGCAAAGACATATACTTACATTTTGTAGGCGTCAGTGGTGCGATGTATGTGTGGTTAAATGGCGAAATGCTGGGTTACAATGAAGGTAGTAAAACAGCTGCTGAGTTTAAAATTACAGAGTTCGTCAAAGAAGGCCGTAATGATTTGGCCGTTCAAGTGATGCGCTGGTCCGATGCGAGCTACATGGAAGATCAAGATTTTTGGAGACTATCTGGCATTGAGCGCGATGTGTATTTCTATGCATCCAATAAAGTCACTTTAAGAGATGTTAAAGTGAATTCAGATCTTGAAAACAGCTATTCAGATGGCGTTTTAGACCTAAACCTCCAAGTGGATAATAATACCGCATCTTCAGTTGAAAAAACAGTAGTGGTTAAACTTTTTGAGGGAGAAACCGAAATCTATTCAGAGTCCAAAGCCGCCGATTTAACCACAGGCAAAAACAATATAGTGTTTCATAAAGTGATTCCAGATGCAAAGCCATGGAGCGCCGAACAGCCCAATTTATACACCTTGCTCATTACCGTAAACGGCGAATCGACGGCAGTCCAAGTGGGATTCAGAAATGTAAAAATTGAAAACAGTCAGTTCTTGGTGAATGGGAAGCCGGTATTGCTTAAAGGGGTTAATTTACACGACCATGACGATATTACGGGTCACGTAGTGTCTGAAGCATTAACCACCAAGGATATGAAAATCATGAAACAGAATAACATCAATGCCATTCGTTGTAGTCACTATCCAAAAGATCCTCATTTTTATCGCTTAGCTGATAAGTACGGCTTTTATGTGATAGATGAAGCCAATATTGAAACACATGGAATGGGCACTACTAATCAAGGTTTGGACAACAATTTGGAGGGTCAAAAACAACATCCCGCCTATTTACCAGATTGGAAAGCCGCGCATTTAGACCGAACCATCCGTATGTATCAAAGGGATAAAAACCATCCAAGTATTATCATTTGGTCCTTAGGGAATGAGGCAGGTAATGGCGATAATTTCTTTAGCACTTATAAATGGTTAAAAACAAATGATACCACAAGGCCAACGCAATATGAAGGGGCTACAAGTTATGAGAATACGGATATTCAAGCGCCAATGTATTGGCCAATACAAATAATGGTTAAATATGTTGAAGAGAGTGGGGAACGCCCATTAATCCTATGCGAATATGCGCATGCCATGGGCAATAGTTTGGGTAATCTTCAAGAGTATTGGGATGTGATAGAGCAATACCCAACTATGCAAGGCGGTTTTATTTGGGACTGGGTAGATCAAGGTATTTTAACACAAACCGAAGCTGGCGAAAACTATTGGGCTTATGGTGGTGATCTTGGAGGCGGCCATTTACAAAATGACAATAATTTTTGTCTCAATGGTATTGTAAACCCAGACCGAACAGCGCAGCCATTATTGTTCGAAATGAAAAAAGTATATCAATACGTAAAGTTTAAGCCAATTCATACTACGGATCTCGGAGCTATTGAAATACAGAATCGCTATGATTTCACCAACTTAAATACCTTGGATTTTTCATGGCAACTGTTAGAAAATGGTATTGAGGTCGCATCAGGAAACTTGCCAAAACTCAATGTAGCACCTTATCAATCTACAAAACAGCGTATAGACTTACCCCAACTCTCCAATAGCCATAGCGATTACCATCTTAACATCTATGCCAAAGCCGCAACAACGAGTGACTTAATCCCTAAAGGTCATATTTTGGCTTACGAGCAAATAGAACTTCAAAAAGGAACATTTTTAACTAAGTCTACTTCGTCTGACAAGAACATAAAGGTATCAAAAACGGATACAAGTCTAACAGCATCCAACCCTAATTTCAAAATAGAATTCGATACGAAAACTGGGGTGTTGAAAACGATTGACTACGGCAATGGTAATATTTTAAAAGAAGGGATAACCCCGAACTTTTGGAGAGCTCCAACAGATAACGACTATGGTTTTAAAATGCCTAAGCGATTAGGGCTTTGGAAGAAAGCAACGCAAACACAAGAATTAATAGCATTTAATGAGTCCTTAAAAAATAATGACGTCATTGTAAATGTTAACTACAACTTACCAGATGCGCAATATGCTAAAGTGGCGTTAAGCTATAAGATTTCCAGCGATGGTGCCATAGCCATTGAAACAAAATTAAAAGATGTAAATTCAGCATTACCAACCTTACCGAGATTTGGGACTAATTTTATAATTAATGATGAATTTAATACCGTGAAATGGTTTGGTAGAGGCCCTCACGAAAACTATCAAGACCGCAACACAGCAGCATTAGTGGGGCAATATCAATCGGAAGTAGCAAACCTTTACGTTCCCTACATTCGCCCGCAAGAAAATGGTTATAAAACAGACACACGTTGGGCGATGTTTTTAAATGACAAAGGAAAAGGCATTAAAATTACAGCTCCAAATCACTTCAGTTTTAGCGCACACCATCAATTTAATGATGATTTTGATGCGGGTAAAACAAAACAACAAAGGCATACTACGGATATTAAAAAAAGAGAGTTCGTCAACATCAATATAGATATGGCACAAATGGGCGTTGGTGGTGATAATAGTTGGGGAGCTATGCCACATAAGAATACTGCATTCCGGCTAAAGAGCTATCATTTACCTATACTATAG
- a CDS encoding fasciclin domain-containing protein — protein MKTIKTLSILALSTVVFFSCESNKKEKTEETTQSQEIAEVITEEKEASDPNIVEVAVGNENFSTLVAAVKAADLVETLSGKGPFTVFAPTNDAFNKLPEGTVGTLLKPENKEKLTSILTYHVVSGKYEASAVIDAIKKNNGSFTVATVQGGEITLSLNDGNVMLKDANGGMSTVIMADVAASNGVIHAIDSVVMPK, from the coding sequence ATGAAAACGATTAAAACATTAAGCATTTTAGCCTTAAGTACAGTAGTATTCTTCTCTTGTGAATCCAACAAGAAAGAAAAAACGGAAGAGACTACACAATCGCAAGAAATTGCAGAAGTCATAACAGAAGAAAAGGAAGCGTCTGATCCTAATATTGTAGAAGTTGCCGTAGGCAATGAAAACTTTTCAACCTTAGTGGCTGCAGTAAAAGCTGCCGATTTAGTAGAGACACTTAGTGGAAAAGGGCCGTTTACAGTATTTGCACCAACTAACGATGCCTTCAATAAATTACCAGAAGGTACAGTAGGTACATTATTAAAGCCAGAGAATAAAGAAAAATTAACCAGTATATTAACGTATCACGTGGTATCAGGGAAATATGAGGCCTCGGCAGTCATTGACGCTATTAAGAAAAATAATGGATCATTTACAGTAGCTACCGTACAAGGCGGCGAAATTACATTGAGTCTTAACGACGGCAATGTGATGTTGAAAGACGCGAACGGTGGCATGTCTACCGTAATAATGGCCGACGTCGCAGCCTCAAATGGTGTAATTCACGCTATTGATTCGGTTGTGATGCCAAAATAA
- a CDS encoding FAD-binding oxidoreductase, whose product MEYKIQIKKIEHVNHNVLHFVTDKPKGYTFTPGQATEMAIDKPNYRNEKRPFTFTNLPEDKELEFTIKVYPSHNGVTEQLEKLEVGDTLLIGDAWGAINYKGTGSFIAGGAGVTPFIAILKDLNQKGQLKGNKLFFSNKEERDIIYKNNLEAWLENDLHLTLSDEDHKDYKHGHIDAEYLKSHNLEVTNPVYLCGPPPMMEALKSDLFKMGLPKSHIIEEEA is encoded by the coding sequence ATGGAATATAAGATACAAATAAAAAAGATAGAGCACGTCAATCATAATGTATTACACTTTGTTACGGACAAACCTAAGGGATATACCTTTACACCAGGACAAGCCACTGAAATGGCCATTGATAAACCTAACTATCGTAATGAAAAACGGCCATTCACATTTACGAATTTACCTGAAGATAAGGAATTAGAATTCACAATTAAAGTATATCCATCGCATAATGGTGTTACAGAGCAGCTCGAAAAGTTAGAAGTTGGCGATACCTTACTTATAGGCGATGCTTGGGGTGCTATCAATTACAAAGGAACAGGATCTTTCATTGCAGGTGGCGCAGGAGTGACACCTTTTATAGCTATTCTTAAAGATTTAAATCAAAAGGGACAACTCAAGGGCAACAAACTGTTTTTTAGCAATAAAGAAGAACGTGATATCATATATAAAAATAATCTCGAAGCTTGGTTAGAGAATGATTTACACCTCACACTTTCCGATGAAGACCACAAAGATTATAAGCATGGCCATATTGACGCAGAGTATTTAAAATCACATAATTTGGAAGTGACCAACCCTGTGTATTTATGTGGTCCACCGCCAATGATGGAAGCTCTAAAATCTGATTTATTTAAAATGGGATTACCAAAATCTCATATTATAGAAGAAGAGGCTTAA
- a CDS encoding NAD(P)-dependent oxidoreductase: MTVLVVGASGATGRKLVEQLLLETHHVKVIVRTPKKLPKPWHTNSNLEIISASVLDLSDTEMAKIVKDCDAVASCLGHNLTWKGVYGKPRRLVTDATRRLCHAIKSNHLQSPTKFVLMNTTGNRNRDLNEPISLAQKCVIGLLRLLLPPHVDNEKAADYLRTQIGQNDKSIEWVAVRPDGLINESEVSSYDIHVSPIRSAIFNAGKVSRINVAHFMASLINDAHLWNKWKGQMPVIYSTSDHD, encoded by the coding sequence ATGACAGTTTTAGTAGTAGGCGCAAGTGGTGCCACAGGACGTAAATTAGTAGAGCAATTGTTACTTGAAACACACCATGTTAAAGTAATCGTAAGAACACCCAAAAAATTGCCAAAACCATGGCACACCAATAGTAATCTCGAAATCATTTCGGCGAGTGTATTAGACTTAAGTGATACAGAAATGGCGAAAATAGTCAAGGATTGCGATGCGGTGGCGTCTTGCCTTGGTCATAATTTAACTTGGAAAGGTGTCTACGGAAAACCAAGACGATTGGTAACGGATGCCACACGACGGTTGTGCCATGCCATAAAATCAAACCATTTGCAAAGTCCCACAAAGTTTGTTTTAATGAACACCACAGGAAACCGTAATCGCGATTTAAATGAACCGATTTCCTTGGCTCAAAAATGTGTTATTGGTTTGCTTCGTTTATTATTGCCTCCACATGTCGATAACGAAAAGGCAGCCGATTATTTACGCACGCAAATTGGACAAAATGATAAGTCTATTGAATGGGTTGCTGTGAGACCAGATGGATTAATTAATGAGAGCGAAGTGTCCAGTTACGACATCCATGTATCGCCAATAAGAAGCGCTATTTTTAATGCTGGTAAGGTGAGTCGTATCAATGTGGCGCATTTTATGGCCAGTTTAATTAACGATGCTCATTTATGGAACAAATGGAAAGGGCAGATGCCAGTTATTTATAGCACTTCAGACCATGATTAA